The following coding sequences lie in one Rutidosis leptorrhynchoides isolate AG116_Rl617_1_P2 chromosome 4, CSIRO_AGI_Rlap_v1, whole genome shotgun sequence genomic window:
- the LOC139842044 gene encoding uncharacterized protein produces MLRAYVLEYGGSWDTHLPLVELAYNNSYHLNIGMPPYEMLYGRRCRTLICWLEVGEKQFAGPKIVQMIAKKVFIAREKCRRGKGVIRFGKHGKLVPRYIGPYPIREILNDKTVVLELPPELAGIHNTFNVCYLRKCKVDDETQVLPIKDLKVDLSNKLVEEPIRMVDRKGGWGFITVPREVAVCMRSTVPREVGSQAADG; encoded by the exons ATGTTACGAGCATAtgtattagaatatggtggttcatgGGATACACATTTACCATTGGTCGAACTCGCCTACAATAATTCGTATCACTTAAATATAGGTATGCCTCCCtacgaaatgttatacggtcgtcgttgcagaactctgaTTTGTTGGTTAGAAGTcggagagaaacagtttgcgggTCCAAAAATTGTACAAATGATAGCTAAGAAAGTTTTTATAgcaagagaaaa GTGTCGTCGTGGAaagggggttatcagattcggtaaacatgGTAAGTTAGTACCAAGGTATATTGGGCCATATCCAATTAGAGAGATCTTGAATGATAAGACAGTTGTACTTGAACTTCCTcccgagttagctggtattcacaatacgtttaacgtgtgttatcttagAAAGTGTAAGGTGGACGATGAAACGCAAGTTTTGCCAATTAAGGATCTtaaagttgatttgagtaacaagcTGGTTGAGGAACCGATTCGGATGGTCGACagaaag GGAGGTTGGGGATTCATAACTGTTCCCAGGGAGGTTGCAGTCTGTATGAGGTCAACTGTTCCAAGGGAGGTTGGGTCTCAAGCTGCTGATGGGTGA